The following proteins come from a genomic window of Kwoniella bestiolae CBS 10118 chromosome 3, complete sequence:
- a CDS encoding uroporphyrinogen decarboxylase yields MSSSSSEYAIPNLKNIDKWREIEQSFPPLKNDLLLRAARGEETERAPVWVMRQAGRYLPEFLEVRKSHSFFECCQTPSLASKLTLQPIDRYPRLDASIIFCDILVVPQALGMEVLMEPSKGPVLPAPLRSPSDLERLNKDVDVEKELGYLFEAITLTRKGLAGRVPLIGFCGAPWTLMAYMCEGGGSKTFENSKSWLYKYPKESKELLRKVADVCADLLVGQVLAGAQMLQVFDSWAGELTPHQYAEFALPPCIYISHKVKSILKQLGHPGVAITLFAKGANAPSTFRLLSNPETTGYDTLGLDWTVDPLEVREWVGPKVNLQGNFDPTVLYGGKEGIEREVERLSERWKKAGGGWIANLGHGITPNVKPEDMGWFLECVHKYSKRD; encoded by the exons ATgtcgtcatcctcttcagaATACGCCATACCCAACTTGAAAAACATCGACAAATGGAGGGAGATCGAGCAATCCTTCCCGCCATTGAAGAACGATCTGTTGCTTCGTGCTGCCAGGGGTGAGGAGACTGAGAGGGCTCCTGTTTGGGTGATGAGGCAGGCTGGGAGGTATTTGCCTG AATTCCTCGAAGTACGCAAATCCCACTCATTCTTCGAATGCTGCCAAACCCCCTCACTCGcctccaaactcaccctccaaCCTATCGACCGATACCCCCGCCTAGACGCATCCATCATATTCTGCGATATCCTCGTCGTCCCCCAAGCACTAGGCATGGAAGTCCTAATGGAACCTTCCAAAGGTCCCGTCCTTCCTGCCCCATTACGTTCTCCCTCGGACCTCGAGCGATTAAACAaggatgtagatgtggaGAAAGAGTTGGGGTACCTGTTCGAAGCTATCACACTTACTAGGAAGGGATTGGCAGGGAGAGTACCGCTGATAGGGTTTTGTGGTGCTCCGTGGACTTTGATGGCGTATATGTGTGAGGGTGGGGGGTCAAAGACTTTTGAGAATTCCAAGTCGTGGTTGTACAAGTATCCTAAAGAGTCGAAGGAGCTTCTAAGGAAGGTAGCGGACGTTTGTGCGGATTTGTTAGTTGGGCAGGTACTGGCTGGAGCGCAG ATGCTCCAAGTATTCGATTCCTGGGCAGGCGAACTAACACCCCACCAATACGCCGAATTCGCCCTCCCTCCCTGCATATACATCTCCCACAAGGTCAAATCCATTCTCAAACAACTAGGTCACCCGGGAGTAGCCATAACCCTCTTCGCAAAAGGTGCCAACGCCCCCTCGACATTTAGACTTCTCTCCAACCCCGAGACGACGGGGTACGATACCCTCGGATTGGACTGGACTGTCGACCCCCTCGAGGTGAGGGAGTGGGTCGGACCCAAGGTGAACTTGCAAGGGAATTTTGATCCGACGGTCCTGTATGgtgggaaagaggggatagagagggaggtggagaggttgagtgagaggtggaagaaggctGGTGGAGGGTGGATCGCTAATTTGGGGCATGGGATTACACCGAATGTCAAGCCTGAGGATATGGGGTGGTTCTTGGAGTGCGTGCATAAGTATTCCAAGAGGGATTAG